Genomic window (Alnus glutinosa chromosome 9, dhAlnGlut1.1, whole genome shotgun sequence):
TCATACAACAAGCAGCATATCAGGACTCACAATAAGAAATAACGAAGTGGCCGCCAAAGCAACTGGAATGGCAACAGAGGTTATCTTATCAAATGGCCCTTTGAGGTACGTGTGTTTGTGGAcgttttggaaatatttttgcctCTCAAGAAGCTTCTCCCGTGGTCGAAATGGTTGTTCTGCGACTTCTGTCATGCTGCATGATGGAATTAAAATCTTCTGAACaatttcattatattatatattatatttacaaagtTCTCCTCAAAACGTCAGATACCCTTGCCCTAAAAAAAGAGGCGAAGTGCATATGGACATTACAATTTTAACTGAAATCACATTTCATAAAATGATGAAAGGGGTTTTAATCCATGTAGGTACCAAGTAAATGAGACAAGAATCAACAGGAacatagaaacataaaatacaaaaaccggACTGGCTAATATCCCAGAACCAAGAACAAAGGAATATTGTTacctaattttcttttaatgagattCTTATACCACTCCTTCCAAATATACCCTACTCGGGTATACATGAAGTATTCAACAGAAACACCTAgttagaaggagaaaaaagaacaaaagaatcaTGAAAACTAAACACAGAGAGCTAAAAACGCAACTGTCCAAAAATAAAGAGTACTAAAAAATGACGACTTAAACTCCAGCAACGTCTTCTCGCAGTTctcaaaatttctatcattaTGTTCcctccagagacaccacaagaGACaatgcaccatcttccacacagccAACATGAAACATATCCACTACACCATTAATTCCAGCATACGTGTTCTATTCGACTTATTTGGGaacaaagataatttttttaaaacaaaaaaccaataaCTTTTCACTTCTAACCACAATAGTCGACAGCACTCTTCAAGCCTCATTTTCTCCAGAGCTAATGTGTCATTGCTGAAAATAAGTAGCCTTTGTTCTCCCTAGACATCACTGGTAAACCAAGAGTCCAATTTTCATGTCCAAACTTCATCCCCAAATTATCCTGTTTGCCAGTGCTATAAGAAAATGTTGGTTCAGC
Coding sequences:
- the LOC133877051 gene encoding uncharacterized protein LOC133877051, producing the protein MTEVAEQPFRPREKLLERQKYFQNVHKHTYLKGPFDKITSVAIPVALAATSLFLIGRGIYNMSHGIGKKE